Proteins from a genomic interval of Meiothermus sp.:
- a CDS encoding DUF5317 domain-containing protein, producing MAFATVRGLVAPEIAGPVAKALVLLLVGYGVWVNAHLRGLWFVGLGLLCNALVIFANRGHMPVSSEALYRVGLESYIPKLQQQYDAVHTLMTGSTQLWFLADIIPVHVLGYTNVISLGDVYLMVGIALTIVGGALESKRKAQEPIDIDLSF from the coding sequence CTGGCCTTTGCCACCGTTCGCGGCCTGGTGGCCCCCGAAATTGCCGGCCCAGTCGCCAAAGCCCTGGTGCTGCTGCTGGTGGGCTATGGTGTGTGGGTCAATGCCCATCTGCGCGGGCTGTGGTTTGTGGGGCTGGGGCTTTTGTGTAACGCGCTAGTTATTTTCGCCAATAGAGGGCATATGCCTGTAAGCAGCGAGGCGCTGTATAGGGTGGGGTTGGAGTCCTATATCCCCAAACTCCAGCAGCAGTACGACGCCGTCCATACCCTGATGACCGGCTCCACACAGCTATGGTTTCTGGCCGACATTATTCCGGTGCACGTGCTGGGCTACACCAACGTAATTAGCCTGGGCGACGTGTACCTGATGGTGGGCATCGCACTCACCATCGTGGGTGGGGCGTTGGAAAGCAAAAGAAAGGCACAGGAACCTATAGACATCGACTTAAGTTTCTAG
- the cax gene encoding calcium/proton exchanger has product MWNYILLGFVPLAIALEVLHAPAVWIFLISALALLPLAGFMGRATEELAARAGSTVGGLLNATFGNAAELIIALVALLAGKLEVVKASITGSILSNLLLVLGLSIFMGGLRYSTQRFNAKAAGVMTSLLTLTLIAFMLPAFFDIAERNFFKVSNPALPDQMFSLATAGVLILIYLANIYFSLRTHKDLVSGLSDEAHHEAHWSLPVAVGVLAAATVGVAVMAEFLVGSLEEATKTLGLSEFFVGIILIPLVGNAAEHFAAVIFAMKNKMDLAVQIAVGSSLQIALLVAPILVIVGYLAGRPMDLVFQNPLELAALAASILATNAVVRDGESHWLEGVMLLGVYVLLGFAFFFTPK; this is encoded by the coding sequence ATGTGGAACTACATTTTGCTGGGCTTTGTCCCTCTGGCGATTGCCCTGGAAGTGCTGCACGCCCCTGCGGTCTGGATTTTTCTGATCTCGGCCCTGGCCCTGCTGCCGCTGGCGGGTTTTATGGGCCGGGCCACCGAGGAGCTGGCGGCCCGTGCGGGCAGCACGGTGGGGGGGCTGCTCAACGCCACTTTTGGCAACGCGGCGGAGCTGATTATCGCCCTGGTGGCCCTGCTGGCGGGCAAGCTCGAGGTGGTAAAAGCCAGCATCACCGGCTCGATCCTCTCCAACCTTCTGCTAGTGCTGGGGCTCTCGATTTTTATGGGGGGGTTGCGCTACAGCACCCAGCGCTTCAACGCCAAAGCCGCGGGCGTGATGACCTCGCTGCTGACCCTCACCCTAATTGCCTTCATGCTGCCGGCCTTTTTTGACATCGCCGAGCGCAACTTTTTCAAGGTGTCGAACCCGGCCCTGCCCGACCAGATGTTCAGCCTGGCCACCGCTGGGGTGCTAATCCTGATTTACCTTGCCAACATCTACTTTTCGCTCAGAACCCACAAAGATTTGGTTTCGGGCCTGTCCGACGAGGCCCACCACGAGGCCCACTGGAGCCTGCCGGTGGCGGTGGGGGTGCTGGCAGCGGCCACGGTGGGGGTGGCGGTGATGGCCGAGTTTTTAGTGGGGAGCCTCGAGGAGGCCACCAAAACCCTGGGGCTTTCGGAATTCTTTGTGGGCATCATCCTGATTCCACTGGTGGGCAATGCTGCCGAGCACTTCGCGGCGGTAATTTTCGCCATGAAGAACAAGATGGATCTGGCAGTGCAGATTGCAGTGGGCTCTTCCTTGCAAATTGCCCTCCTGGTGGCCCCCATTCTGGTGATTGTGGGTTACCTGGCGGGCCGTCCTATGGACTTGGTGTTTCAAAATCCGCTAGAGCTTGCCGCCCTGGCAGCCTCGATTCTGGCCACCAATGCGGTGGTGCGGGATGGAGAAAGCCACTGGCTGGAAGGGGTAATGCTCTTGGGGGTATATGTGCTGCTGGGCTTCGCTTTCTTTTTCACGCCGAAATAG
- a CDS encoding GNAT family acetyltransferase, whose protein sequence is MPIREFRMADYTSVLALWQDAGLELNPSDSFEGLQKKLERDPDLFLVVEEDGQILGALLAGYDGRRGWLYHMAVHPFGQGQGWGKRMLEELEARLKAKGCQKLNLLVEPSYTGAQDFFERLGYRRDDLIFMEKWLD, encoded by the coding sequence ATGCCCATCCGTGAGTTCCGCATGGCCGACTACACGAGTGTACTGGCCCTCTGGCAAGACGCGGGCCTGGAGCTCAACCCCTCGGATAGCTTCGAGGGGCTGCAGAAGAAGCTCGAGCGCGACCCCGATCTGTTCTTGGTGGTGGAGGAGGACGGCCAGATTCTGGGGGCCTTGCTGGCGGGCTACGACGGGCGGCGGGGCTGGCTGTACCACATGGCTGTCCACCCCTTTGGCCAGGGGCAGGGCTGGGGTAAGCGGATGCTGGAGGAGCTCGAGGCCCGCCTCAAAGCTAAGGGCTGCCAGAAGCTAAACCTTTTAGTCGAGCCATCCTACACCGGGGCCCAGGATTTCTTCGAGCGGCTCGGCTACCGCCGCGATGACCTGATCTTCATGGAGAAGTGGTTGGACTGA
- a CDS encoding zinc-binding dehydrogenase — MRGLLFTPSIPRYAAAKLLGKRYPARALSLQLATLPEPERPAGFERLKVRLSGICGSDLALLYGKQAPTLSGMFSFPAILGHEILAELGGVRVAVNPVLACLERGLPDCPACARGDDHLCLNVAEGNFGPGMLGFCKDLGGGWAQRMVAHRERIFPIAESVPDERAVLTEPAAVVLHGLRQAWGESKPRTKPEIHHMNWRMNWPAQVLVIGAGTIGLLAVKMLRVLGFEGPLWAVARHPRQAELARQFGANQVFPSTQAAQQAAGGRRYRGILGATSWRGGFEGVVEASGSPRGLQEASWAVQEGGRVLLLGAPATALHDFSPYWFREVRLVGSYAYSWDDFAEAVRLLPEMEGVEAMVTHKFGLEAWPEAIKTAATRRGIKVVFKP; from the coding sequence ATGCGCGGTTTGCTCTTTACTCCCTCCATCCCGCGTTACGCGGCCGCCAAGCTGTTGGGTAAGCGCTACCCGGCCCGGGCGCTTTCCTTGCAGCTAGCCACCCTACCCGAACCCGAACGGCCCGCGGGTTTTGAGCGCCTCAAGGTGCGGCTATCGGGCATTTGCGGGAGTGATCTGGCCCTGCTCTACGGCAAACAGGCCCCCACCCTTTCCGGGATGTTCTCCTTCCCGGCGATCCTGGGGCACGAGATTCTAGCCGAGCTGGGGGGGGTGCGGGTGGCGGTCAATCCGGTGCTGGCCTGCCTCGAGCGCGGCCTGCCGGACTGTCCGGCCTGTGCCCGGGGCGACGATCACCTCTGCCTCAACGTGGCCGAAGGCAACTTTGGCCCCGGTATGCTGGGCTTTTGCAAAGACCTGGGGGGCGGCTGGGCCCAGCGTATGGTGGCCCACCGCGAACGCATCTTTCCCATTGCCGAAAGCGTGCCCGACGAGCGCGCCGTACTCACTGAACCTGCAGCGGTGGTGCTGCACGGACTGCGGCAGGCCTGGGGCGAAAGCAAACCCCGCACCAAGCCAGAAATCCATCACATGAATTGGCGCATGAACTGGCCTGCTCAGGTACTGGTCATTGGGGCCGGAACCATCGGTCTGCTGGCCGTCAAAATGCTGCGGGTGCTGGGGTTTGAGGGGCCTTTGTGGGCGGTGGCTCGCCATCCCCGCCAGGCCGAGTTAGCACGGCAGTTTGGCGCTAATCAGGTTTTTCCCTCCACCCAGGCGGCTCAACAAGCGGCCGGAGGCCGGCGTTACCGGGGTATTTTGGGGGCCACCTCCTGGCGGGGCGGTTTTGAGGGGGTGGTGGAGGCCTCGGGTTCCCCCAGGGGTTTACAGGAGGCTAGCTGGGCTGTGCAGGAAGGGGGGCGGGTCTTGCTGCTGGGGGCCCCGGCCACCGCCTTGCACGACTTTTCGCCCTACTGGTTCCGCGAGGTGAGGCTGGTGGGCAGCTATGCCTATAGCTGGGACGACTTCGCCGAGGCGGTCAGGCTGCTGCCCGAGATGGAGGGTGTGGAGGCCATGGTCACCCACAAATTTGGCCTCGAGGCCTGGCCCGAGGCCATCAAAACCGCGGCCACCCGGCGGGGCATCAAGGTGGTGTTCAAACCGTAA
- the metF gene encoding methylenetetrahydrofolate reductase [NAD(P)H], translated as MKISTLLQSGRPLFSFEFFPPKTPQGEAALFRTLHELKPLKPAFVSITYGAGGSERNKTAEWAARIQNEVGLPAMAHLTCVGSTREELLARLHEYAQAGVENIMALRGDPPHGAREFQPVAGGFRYASELVALIRAEFGDRFAVAGGGYPEGHPEAVSLEADLRHLKQKVEAGLDFVVTQLFFNNALYFGFVERARRIGIRVPIVPGLMPITDLAQVRRFMDLCGASIPGPLLSRLERAQSPEEVLEIGVEHTTRQAQELLEAGVPGLHLYTLNKSPATRRVMQNLQIVLR; from the coding sequence ATGAAGATTAGCACCCTGCTGCAAAGCGGCCGACCGCTTTTCTCCTTCGAGTTCTTTCCGCCCAAAACCCCCCAGGGCGAGGCCGCCCTGTTCCGCACCCTGCACGAGTTAAAGCCCCTGAAGCCCGCCTTTGTCTCTATCACCTATGGGGCCGGGGGCAGCGAGCGCAACAAAACCGCCGAGTGGGCCGCCCGCATCCAGAACGAGGTGGGGCTGCCGGCCATGGCCCATCTGACCTGCGTGGGCAGCACCCGCGAGGAACTGCTGGCCCGCCTGCACGAGTATGCCCAGGCGGGGGTGGAGAACATCATGGCGCTGCGGGGCGACCCCCCCCACGGGGCACGGGAATTCCAGCCGGTGGCCGGGGGTTTCCGCTACGCCTCCGAACTCGTGGCCCTGATCCGGGCCGAGTTTGGCGATCGCTTCGCGGTGGCTGGGGGCGGCTACCCCGAGGGACACCCAGAGGCGGTGAGCCTCGAGGCCGACCTGCGCCACCTGAAGCAAAAGGTGGAGGCCGGTCTCGACTTCGTGGTCACCCAGCTTTTCTTCAACAACGCGCTTTACTTTGGCTTCGTGGAGCGGGCTCGCCGCATTGGGATTCGGGTGCCCATCGTGCCGGGCCTGATGCCCATCACCGACCTGGCCCAGGTGCGCCGATTCATGGATCTGTGCGGGGCCAGCATCCCAGGGCCGCTGCTCTCGCGCCTCGAGCGCGCCCAAAGCCCCGAGGAGGTGCTGGAGATCGGGGTTGAGCACACCACCCGCCAGGCCCAGGAGCTGCTCGAGGCCGGGGTTCCGGGCCTGCACCTCTACACCCTCAACAAATCGCCAGCCACCCGGCGGGTCATGCAAAACCTGCAGATAGTTCTGAGGTGA
- a CDS encoding O-acetylhomoserine aminocarboxypropyltransferase/cysteine synthase family protein — translation MEFSSLAVLSGLPPQDPHNAVGVPIYATAAYGFADLEDGAHKFATNQGYTYTRLQNPTVAALEARLTALEGALGAVCLASGQAASFASLLALVRAGDEVIASPGLFGGTVGLLNQVFGLMGVRVHFVAPEVAAVQAALNEKTRAVFVEVLGNPSLELPDLQGLAGLCEAHRVALVVDNTFGAVGALARPLEHGAHVVVHSLTKWASGHGSILGGAVLSRETALWQHYPQFTSPDAQGKIPWEQFGARCFLERVRQLGLSLGGMVLSPFNAYLLFQGLETLALRIERASQTALTLARWLESQPQVAWVRYPGLPTDPAHPRAAQYLRGGFGSILTFGIRGGLEGASRFLANLKIIQAPNVGDARTLAVHPWTTTHSRIPEAARRAAGVGPETIRLSVGLESPQDLQQMLLEALASVEQVGHED, via the coding sequence ATGGAGTTTTCTAGTCTGGCTGTTTTGAGTGGGCTTCCCCCACAAGATCCCCATAACGCGGTGGGCGTGCCGATCTATGCGACGGCGGCCTATGGTTTCGCCGACCTGGAGGACGGCGCCCACAAGTTTGCCACCAACCAGGGCTACACCTATACCCGCCTCCAGAACCCCACGGTGGCGGCCCTCGAGGCCCGCCTCACCGCCCTGGAAGGGGCTTTGGGGGCGGTCTGCCTGGCCTCGGGGCAGGCCGCCAGCTTTGCCAGCCTGCTGGCCCTGGTGCGCGCGGGCGACGAGGTGATAGCCAGCCCCGGCTTGTTTGGCGGCACGGTGGGCCTTTTGAACCAGGTGTTTGGCCTGATGGGGGTGCGGGTGCACTTTGTGGCGCCCGAAGTGGCGGCGGTGCAGGCGGCTTTGAACGAGAAGACCCGGGCGGTTTTCGTGGAGGTGCTGGGCAACCCCTCGCTCGAGCTCCCCGACCTGCAAGGGCTGGCCGGGCTGTGCGAGGCCCACCGGGTGGCCCTGGTGGTGGACAACACCTTTGGCGCGGTGGGGGCCCTGGCCCGCCCCCTGGAGCACGGGGCGCACGTGGTGGTGCACAGCTTAACCAAGTGGGCCAGCGGCCACGGCTCAATTCTGGGGGGTGCGGTGCTCTCGCGGGAAACCGCCCTCTGGCAGCATTACCCGCAGTTCACCAGCCCCGATGCCCAGGGCAAAATCCCCTGGGAGCAGTTTGGGGCGCGGTGTTTCCTGGAGCGGGTGCGCCAGTTGGGGCTCTCGCTGGGCGGGATGGTGCTCTCGCCCTTCAACGCCTATTTGCTTTTTCAGGGCCTCGAGACCCTGGCGCTGCGCATCGAGCGGGCCAGCCAGACCGCCCTGACCCTGGCCCGCTGGCTCGAGTCCCAGCCCCAGGTGGCCTGGGTGCGCTACCCCGGCCTGCCCACCGACCCGGCCCACCCCCGGGCCGCCCAGTACCTGCGCGGGGGGTTTGGCAGCATCCTGACCTTTGGCATCCGGGGAGGGCTCGAGGGGGCCAGCCGCTTCCTTGCCAACCTGAAGATCATCCAGGCGCCCAACGTGGGGGATGCCCGCACCCTGGCGGTGCACCCCTGGACCACCACCCACAGCCGCATCCCCGAGGCAGCCCGCCGGGCGGCGGGGGTGGGCCCGGAGACCATCCGCCTTTCGGTGGGCCTCGAGAGCCCCCAGGACCTCCAGCAGATGCTCCTGGAGGCGTTGGCCAGTGTGGAGCAGGTGGGCCATGAAGATTAG
- a CDS encoding bifunctional oligoribonuclease/PAP phosphatase NrnA produces MDAAHNAPEPRYWEKIRTVADTLRELEGPIIVVSHVDPDGDAIGSSLGLFRALRALDKNVTWIANPPRFLRFLVREDEYSDPIQQVPEGATLVVLDSAEPSRVAGAPVEGFVINIDHHGTNPRFGYLSVVDPSKAATAQIVKDLIDALGVTWTPEIATPVLTGLITDTGNFRFANTTPEVLHTAAELVGHGVQLAELTDRLQWRPVGYFKVMGAVLSTVEFHFGGLLVTAHMPPGINEEDSDDFVGIIRYAEGSQIAVFLREREEGVKISIRSRGGVSAQAVAVKLGGGGHVPAAGATLRGVTLEEAYRKVLATVEEELRRVGYL; encoded by the coding sequence ATGGACGCTGCACACAACGCCCCCGAGCCCCGCTACTGGGAGAAGATTCGAACCGTGGCCGACACCTTGCGCGAGCTCGAGGGCCCCATCATCGTGGTCTCGCACGTAGACCCCGATGGCGATGCCATTGGCTCGTCGCTGGGGCTCTTTCGAGCCCTCAGAGCCCTGGATAAAAATGTGACCTGGATTGCCAACCCCCCGCGTTTCCTGCGGTTTTTGGTGCGGGAAGACGAGTACAGCGACCCCATCCAGCAGGTGCCGGAGGGGGCCACCCTGGTGGTGCTGGACTCGGCGGAGCCCAGCCGGGTGGCGGGCGCGCCGGTGGAGGGATTCGTGATCAACATTGACCACCACGGCACCAACCCGCGCTTTGGCTACCTTTCGGTGGTGGATCCCTCCAAGGCTGCCACCGCCCAGATCGTCAAAGACCTGATTGATGCGCTGGGGGTCACCTGGACACCCGAGATTGCCACCCCGGTGCTGACCGGCCTGATCACCGACACCGGCAACTTTCGCTTTGCCAACACCACCCCCGAGGTGCTGCACACCGCCGCCGAGCTGGTGGGGCACGGGGTGCAACTGGCCGAGCTGACCGACCGCCTGCAGTGGCGGCCGGTGGGCTACTTCAAGGTGATGGGGGCGGTGCTTTCCACGGTGGAGTTTCACTTTGGGGGGCTGCTGGTGACGGCCCATATGCCCCCCGGGATTAACGAGGAAGACTCCGACGACTTTGTGGGTATCATCCGCTACGCCGAAGGCAGCCAGATTGCGGTTTTTCTGCGCGAACGCGAGGAAGGTGTGAAAATCAGCATTCGCAGCCGTGGGGGGGTCTCGGCCCAGGCGGTGGCGGTCAAGCTGGGCGGTGGAGGCCATGTGCCGGCGGCGGGGGCCACCCTGCGGGGGGTGACGCTGGAGGAGGCCTACCGAAAGGTGCTGGCGACGGTGGAGGAGGAGCTCCGGCGGGTGGGCTACCTGTAG
- the aroA gene encoding 3-phosphoshikimate 1-carboxyvinyltransferase: MERLISPTPSLKGTLRVPGDKSVTHRGLMLGTLAQGESTLYYPLKAGDTLSTAQVMRQLGAEITEQGEHFHIKGVGLRLKEPGDVLDCGNAGTLMRLVAGLLSGQEIFAVLTGDASLRRRPMGRVTLPLRQMGARIEGRENGRLAPLAIRGGGLRGIHYELPVASAQVKSALLLAGLFAEEDTEVLEPAPTRDHTERVFRHYGLPIEVEGRLIRTRRAEPFAAKDLTVPGDFSSAAFFIVAALITPDSEVTLEGVGLNPTRTGLLTVLKEMGADLSWEVTEGQDGEPVGWIRARSSQLRGVAVDPQLIPLMVDEVPILAAAAAWAEGETYIPGLEELRVKESDRVAAIAKNLQNLGVPVEVGPDWLRIRGGRVAGGGLVEPFHDHRIAMAFAVCGLPKGVTVQDAEWASISFPSFWEDLERLAGNK; this comes from the coding sequence ATGGAACGGCTCATCTCCCCCACCCCCTCCCTCAAGGGCACCCTTCGCGTTCCCGGCGACAAGTCGGTCACCCACCGCGGCCTTATGCTGGGCACGCTGGCCCAGGGCGAAAGCACCCTCTACTACCCGCTTAAGGCCGGCGACACCCTCTCCACCGCGCAGGTGATGCGCCAGCTTGGGGCCGAAATTACCGAGCAGGGCGAGCATTTTCACATCAAGGGGGTGGGCCTTCGGCTCAAAGAACCCGGCGACGTGCTCGACTGCGGCAACGCCGGCACCCTGATGCGGCTGGTGGCGGGGCTTTTGTCGGGGCAGGAAATTTTCGCGGTGCTCACTGGCGATGCCTCGCTCCGGCGGCGGCCCATGGGCCGGGTGACCCTCCCCTTGCGGCAGATGGGTGCCCGCATCGAAGGCCGCGAGAACGGCAGGCTGGCCCCCTTAGCTATCCGGGGCGGCGGGCTGCGGGGCATCCACTACGAGCTGCCGGTAGCCAGCGCCCAGGTCAAGAGTGCCCTTCTGCTGGCGGGGCTTTTTGCCGAAGAAGACACCGAGGTGCTGGAGCCGGCCCCCACCCGCGACCACACCGAGCGGGTCTTCAGGCACTACGGCCTGCCGATCGAGGTGGAAGGACGCCTGATTCGCACCCGCCGGGCCGAACCCTTCGCCGCCAAAGATCTGACCGTACCCGGCGACTTTAGCAGCGCGGCCTTTTTTATTGTGGCTGCCCTGATCACCCCCGATTCCGAGGTGACCTTGGAGGGTGTGGGCCTCAACCCCACCCGCACCGGGCTGCTCACGGTGCTCAAAGAGATGGGGGCCGACCTGAGCTGGGAAGTGACCGAGGGGCAGGACGGCGAGCCGGTGGGCTGGATCCGGGCCCGTTCCTCCCAGCTCCGGGGTGTGGCGGTAGACCCCCAACTCATCCCACTAATGGTGGACGAGGTGCCCATCCTGGCGGCGGCGGCGGCCTGGGCCGAGGGCGAGACCTATATTCCGGGCCTCGAGGAGCTGCGGGTCAAGGAGTCCGACCGGGTGGCGGCCATCGCCAAAAACCTGCAAAACCTGGGCGTGCCGGTCGAGGTAGGCCCCGACTGGCTGCGGATTCGCGGCGGCCGCGTGGCGGGGGGCGGCCTGGTTGAACCCTTCCACGACCACCGCATCGCCATGGCCTTTGCGGTCTGCGGCCTACCCAAAGGGGTCACAGTGCAGGATGCCGAGTGGGCCAGCATCAGCTTCCCGAGCTTCTGGGAAGATTTAGAACGACTCGCAGGTAACAAGTAA
- the cmk gene encoding (d)CMP kinase — protein sequence MTEIITIDGPSASGKTSVAKLVAQRLGIPYISSGLLYRAVALMCLLENVSAEEIETRLAKHRLELQPTATQNLVFLDGHEVSEALHSLEVDQVVSAVAVRPAIREYVNQVLRQIPPPFVVDGRDMGSTVFPQARYKFYLTANPEVRAQRRVPERGAAFDTVLAEIIRRDEADKRQSAPAKDAIILDTSYLDLDGVVQRVLEHITPPSGASSTTPS from the coding sequence ATGACTGAGATCATCACCATAGACGGCCCCTCCGCCTCGGGCAAAACCAGCGTGGCCAAACTGGTGGCCCAGCGTCTGGGCATTCCCTACATCTCCAGCGGCCTGCTGTACCGGGCGGTGGCCCTGATGTGCTTGCTCGAGAACGTTTCTGCCGAGGAGATAGAGACGCGCTTGGCAAAGCACCGCCTCGAGCTCCAGCCCACTGCCACCCAGAACCTGGTTTTTCTGGACGGCCACGAGGTGAGCGAGGCCTTGCACAGCCTCGAGGTAGACCAGGTTGTTTCGGCGGTAGCCGTGCGCCCCGCCATCCGGGAATACGTCAACCAGGTGCTGCGCCAGATTCCGCCCCCTTTCGTGGTGGACGGGCGCGACATGGGCAGCACGGTGTTTCCCCAGGCCCGCTACAAGTTCTATCTCACCGCCAACCCCGAGGTACGGGCCCAGCGCCGCGTCCCCGAGCGGGGCGCCGCCTTCGACACGGTGCTGGCCGAAATCATCCGGCGCGACGAGGCCGACAAACGCCAGAGCGCCCCGGCCAAGGATGCCATTATCCTGGACACCAGCTACCTCGACCTCGACGGGGTGGTGCAAAGGGTGCTCGAGCACATCACCCCGCCGTCCGGGGCATCTAGCACTACCCCGTCCTGA